One window from the genome of Malus domestica chromosome 01, GDT2T_hap1 encodes:
- the LOC103434301 gene encoding NEDD8-conjugating enzyme Ubc12-like, whose amino-acid sequence MIRLFKVKEKQKETAENAKENGLVKKQSAGELRLHRDISELNMPEECKISFPNGKDDLMDFEITITPYRGYYMGGGFVFSFKVPAVYPHEPPKVKCKTKIYHPNIDLEGNTCLNILREDWKPVLNINTVIYGLYHLFTEPNHEDPLNQEAADLLRDNPKLFGLNVRKSIEGNIWVGGAHFPGCKTGDFY is encoded by the exons ATGATTAGGTTGTTTAAAgtgaaagaaaagcaaaaggaaacagCTGAAAATGCAAAGGAGAATGGTCTCGTAAAGAAGCAAAGTGCAGGAGAATTGCGTCTTCATAGAG ATATAAGTGAGTTGAACATGCCAGAAGAATGCAAGATTTCATTCCCCAATGGAAAGGatgatttgatggactttgaGATCACCATTACACCTTATCGGGGATATTATAT GGGTGGTGGGTTTGTCTTCTCATTTAAAGTTCCCGCAGTCTACCCTCACGAGCCTCCGAAGGTCAAGTGCAAAACCAAG ATCTACCATCCCAACATCGACTTAGAAGGAAACACTTGCCTTAACATTCTTCGGGAAGACTGGAAACCTGTCTTGAATATAAACACTGTTATTTACGGATTGTATCACCTGTTCACG GAACCTAACCATGAGGACCCCTTGAATCAAGAAGCAGCAGATCTTTTGAGGGACAATCCAAAATTGTTCGGATTGAACGTGAGAAAATCGATCGAGGGAAACATATGGGTGGGAGGCGCCCATTTCCCTGGGTGCAAAACGGGCGACTTCTACTGA